The Martelella sp. AD-3 genome includes a region encoding these proteins:
- a CDS encoding SDR family NAD(P)-dependent oxidoreductase has product MQLDLSGKIFAVTGAAQGIGAAIARQLRTSGADVAAIDIDADGMMPLAAEGISLHQADLGSREGAHAAIRSALAQHGRVDGLVTSAGGVRGQAGRPIEEIGEDDWRVIFQANVDAAMWCAQAVAPGMKQNGGGRIITISSGAGLRPSLTGIQAYASAKHALVGLTKQLALELGPFGITVNSVAPGFILSNPSTQKQWKAFGPERQKAVVAGIHMRRLGAPADIANAVTFLASPQAGWISGQILSVDGGHA; this is encoded by the coding sequence GTGCAGCTAGATCTGTCTGGAAAAATCTTCGCCGTCACCGGCGCGGCGCAGGGCATCGGCGCGGCCATTGCCCGCCAGTTGAGGACTTCGGGCGCCGACGTCGCGGCCATCGACATCGACGCTGATGGCATGATGCCCCTGGCGGCGGAGGGCATCAGCCTGCATCAGGCCGATCTCGGCAGCCGCGAGGGCGCGCATGCCGCCATCCGGTCGGCGCTTGCGCAACATGGCCGGGTCGACGGTCTTGTGACATCGGCCGGCGGGGTGCGCGGGCAGGCAGGCCGCCCGATCGAAGAGATCGGCGAGGATGACTGGCGCGTGATCTTCCAGGCCAATGTCGATGCCGCCATGTGGTGCGCTCAGGCCGTGGCGCCGGGCATGAAGCAGAACGGCGGGGGCCGGATCATCACCATTTCCTCTGGCGCGGGCCTGCGGCCGAGCCTCACCGGCATTCAGGCCTATGCCAGCGCGAAGCACGCGCTTGTGGGGCTGACGAAACAGCTGGCGCTCGAGCTCGGCCCCTTCGGCATCACGGTCAATTCCGTGGCGCCGGGCTTTATTCTTTCCAACCCGTCGACGCAGAAGCAGTGGAAGGCCTTCGGGCCGGAGCGGCAGAAAGCGGTTGTTGCCGGCATTCACATGCGCCGTCTCGGCGCGCCGGCCGATATCGCGAACGCCGTGACGTTTCTGGCTTCGCCGCAAGCAGGCTGGATCAGCGGACAAATTCTTTCGGTCGATGGAGGCCATGCATGA
- a CDS encoding ketopantoate reductase family protein — translation MSNSPVLIWGAGAIGGVLGACFARAGHDVHMVDIVPDHVEAMRTAGLRIEGPVEAFTHVLPASTPDELEGEFERVFLAVKAHHTAEALEMLIPHLAPGGYVVSAQNGLNEKVIVERIGAGNTVGCFVNFGADWLEPGRILYGNRAAVAVGELDGRMTPRVAEVHSLLSLVEPDAVATDNIWGYLWGKMGYGALLFCTALTPLSMSDAMARPEHRVVYEKLGHEVMTLAAAEGVNPLGFNGFDPAAFLMADPDGMRIAIEKMVAHNRKTAKTHSGIWRDLAVRKRKTEVDAQIGTMIPLAASHGLAVPALARMVDLIHAIEDGKREQSVALVDEMVPLCS, via the coding sequence ATGAGCAATTCTCCTGTTCTGATCTGGGGCGCCGGCGCGATCGGCGGCGTCCTTGGCGCTTGTTTCGCCCGGGCCGGTCATGACGTGCATATGGTCGATATCGTTCCGGACCATGTCGAGGCGATGCGCACCGCGGGCCTGAGGATCGAGGGGCCGGTGGAGGCGTTCACGCATGTGTTGCCGGCAAGCACGCCCGACGAACTGGAAGGGGAGTTCGAGCGTGTGTTCCTGGCGGTCAAGGCGCATCACACGGCCGAAGCGCTGGAGATGCTTATCCCGCACCTGGCGCCGGGCGGCTATGTCGTCTCTGCCCAGAACGGCCTCAACGAAAAGGTGATCGTCGAGAGGATCGGCGCCGGGAATACCGTCGGCTGTTTCGTCAACTTCGGCGCGGACTGGCTGGAGCCGGGGCGTATTCTATACGGCAACCGCGCTGCCGTTGCCGTCGGAGAGCTCGACGGCCGGATGACGCCGCGTGTCGCCGAAGTCCACAGTCTCCTGTCGCTGGTTGAGCCGGACGCGGTGGCGACCGACAATATCTGGGGCTATCTCTGGGGCAAGATGGGCTACGGCGCGCTTCTGTTCTGCACCGCGCTGACGCCCCTTTCCATGTCGGATGCGATGGCGCGTCCGGAACACCGCGTCGTTTATGAAAAGCTCGGCCATGAGGTGATGACGCTTGCGGCAGCAGAAGGCGTCAACCCGCTCGGCTTCAACGGATTTGATCCGGCGGCCTTTCTGATGGCCGATCCGGATGGGATGCGGATCGCGATCGAGAAGATGGTGGCGCATAACCGCAAGACCGCAAAGACCCATTCCGGCATCTGGCGCGATTTGGCCGTGCGCAAGCGCAAGACGGAGGTTGATGCCCAGATCGGCACGATGATCCCGCTTGCCGCCTCGCACGGTCTTGCCGTTCCCGCGCTCGCCAGGATGGTTGACCTCATTCATGCCATCGAGGACGGGAAGCGCGAACAATCGGTGGCCCTTGTCGATGAGATGGTGCCGCTGTGCAGCTAG
- a CDS encoding polysaccharide deacetylase, with protein sequence MSEPYEWDEVTWRGRVNQVRAGRSLLPKAWPGGARCAVALSFDSDHETNELRDGGESPARLSWGEFGARRGIPRIRKVLDRFGAKASFFVPAVSALLHPEEQRSLADDGHEIALHGWIHERNAQVPADKERELMLRSADTLETITGTRPVGMRTPSWDYSDATLKIARELGLLYDSSLFADDDPYEILDNGEATGIVELPVEWIRDDAVYFMMNRFGAQRPYTPPADVLDIFRREFDGAYAEGGMFLLTMHPHITGYRSRIFILEELLSHITAKGDCWIATHADIARYCAREAGLKE encoded by the coding sequence ATGAGCGAACCCTATGAATGGGACGAGGTGACCTGGCGCGGCCGGGTCAACCAGGTGCGCGCGGGCAGAAGCCTGCTGCCGAAAGCCTGGCCGGGCGGCGCGCGCTGCGCCGTGGCGCTGAGCTTCGACAGCGACCACGAGACCAATGAGCTGCGCGACGGCGGCGAATCGCCCGCCCGCCTCAGCTGGGGCGAGTTCGGCGCGCGGCGCGGCATCCCGCGCATCCGCAAGGTGCTTGATCGCTTTGGCGCGAAGGCGAGTTTCTTCGTGCCAGCCGTCTCCGCGCTCCTGCATCCTGAAGAGCAGAGGTCCCTTGCTGATGACGGCCACGAAATCGCCCTCCACGGCTGGATCCACGAGCGCAATGCCCAGGTGCCGGCCGATAAGGAGCGCGAACTGATGCTGCGTTCCGCCGATACGCTGGAGACGATTACGGGCACGCGGCCAGTCGGCATGCGCACGCCCTCGTGGGACTATTCCGATGCGACGCTGAAGATCGCGCGCGAACTCGGCCTTCTCTATGACAGCTCGCTCTTTGCCGATGACGATCCTTATGAAATCCTCGATAATGGCGAGGCTACCGGCATTGTCGAACTGCCCGTCGAGTGGATCCGCGATGACGCCGTCTATTTCATGATGAACCGGTTCGGCGCGCAGCGGCCCTATACCCCGCCTGCCGATGTTCTCGACATCTTCCGGCGTGAGTTCGACGGCGCCTATGCGGAAGGCGGCATGTTCCTGCTGACCATGCATCCGCATATTACCGGCTACCGGTCGCGCATCTTCATTCTGGAAGAACTGTTGTCCCACATCACGGCAAAGGGCGATTGCTGGATCGCCACCCATGCGGATATCGCCCGCTACTGCGCCCGGGAAGCCGGGCTGAAGGAGTAA